Sequence from the Herbaspirillum sp. meg3 genome:
CATTCTTTCCATCAAAAGTCTGCGCGCGCAATAGCAGCCCGGTAGCCTTGTCCGCCCAGAGCTTGTAGCCATAACGCAGCTTGTCTTTTGGTTCGAGGATCACTGCCTGGCAGTCATGACCGGCAACGCGCCCGGTTTCGCCCATTTTGACGCTGTAGTAATCAACCAGATCGGTGGGATTTGCTGCAAGAATCGCCGGAAATACGTCGCGGGTAATGCGTTTTTCGATCAGAACCGTCTTCGCTTCCGGCACATAACAAGCGACATCATCATTGTTGCGAATGTATTCGCGTGGCTTGCCGTCGAGGACTTCCAGCTTTTCGATTTCATTCTTGCCGGACAGAATGTGCGTGATACGCGACGTACGGATCTGATTGGACTGCTGATAAACGAAGGTACCGGAATAATTTAACCGCTGAGCAGCGGATTGTATCTTTTTAAGTAAGACCTGCGCGTCCTGATTGTTGCTCACTTTTGCCGGCAGTGCATTCTCCGCCCGAGCGGAGAATGCCATGAATGCCGAAAGGAAAAGAACGACCCGGAGCAAACCTTGTGTCTGCCGCATATTATTTATCTGAGTCAATTGCAAAAGCCGCCGAACGGGCATATTGGACCGAACTGTACATGGAAGGCGAGAAACGCTGGTGTGCCAGCAGATAATCGTCAATACGAGGATCACGAGCGACCTCGCCCTGCTGCGCCAAACTGCTGACTTGCGTAGCACTTTGAGGCACTGAAGTCGCGGCAACTGTCGTAATGCCAGACGGCGCCACGATTGCCGACGCCGCAGTGCCAGCCACCGCACCGTTATTAGCCATCGTCGCGGGTTGCTGCGGAGACGTCACAAAAACAACCGCCACAACTGCTGCGGCAACTGCTGCACCAGGCATTGCAAAACGTCGTACAAAGCGCCTGCGCGTCGCCCCACCGTTTGCGGCAGCAGCAGGAACAATGATCTGCTCCGCTGCGACCGAATTCAACTGTGGGGCAATGTGCGGAGCAATGATTGCCGGCTCGGCATCAAGACGCGCGTGCATTTTCGCCGTAAATCCTTCACTGAGCGAAAACGCCATTTCATCGGAGCGCAGAACGTCGCCAATCTGATGATACAGATCCCATGTGATCTGCTCCTCAGGCTGACGCAACACGGCTAATGCTACGTTGACGTGTGCGTCAACAAGCTCACCGTCGGCCAATGCCGAAATCTGTTCTCTGCTAATTTCTTTGGTATCCATAAGTAGTCACCCGGCCACAAAATTCAGTTCCATCACCCACTCTTATTTTTATGTCGCTTACCTACAAAACTCTATACTGCGCATAACCCACTACACCTGCCTTTTGCATACAGCCATCGACGTTACCAGCGCTTGTCGATTGCAGTACCCAAGAGCGGCCTCAGTTTCTCCGCGATCGCCTCGCGTGCCCGGAAAATCCGGCTACGCACGGTGCCAATCGGACATCCCATGGCATCAGCGATTTCGTCGTAACTCAAACCTTCAATTTCCCGCAGAGTGATTGCTGTTCGCAATTCCTCCGGCAACGCCTCCATTGCTACGTTGACGGTCTGGGCAATTTGCTTGGTTGCCAGCATCGACTCAGGAGTATTGATGTCCCTTAGGTGCTCGCCATCGTCAAAAGTTTCAGCTTCTTCGGCATCAGCCTCGGTGGATGTCGGCGCCCGGCGGCCCATTGTCACCAGATAGTTTTTCGCCGTATTGATGCCAATACGATACAACCAGGTGTAGAACGCGGAATCACCGCGAAACTGAGGCAGCGCACGATAGGCTTTGATGAACGCCTCTTGCACGACATCCTCAGCCTCAGCCTGATCGCGTACTAAACGCGAAACGAGCCGCATCAGTTTCCGTTGATATTTGGCAACTAATAGCTCGAACGCCTTCTTATCGCCACGCTGTACACGCTCGACAAGCAGTTGATCAATTTCGCGTTCCGTCGTCAAATCCAGGTTCCTTGTTTTTTTATCATTTCTGCACAACCCGAGTCATTGACCAGTTGTGACGCAATAAATTCAGCAAGCGTACTATCTTTTTTGTTTTTAAGTGAATCGCATGCCTAGCGGGCGTCGTTATTATGACTTGCAACCCAGCGGCAAGCCACTTGCAGCGCACGGAAAGTTTCCTTCGAGACAGAGTCCGGTAAGACAGGTATGGTGCGCACTTTGCCGTTTTCAAGTCTCAGACGCAGCAAAAGCAGATTTGGCCACACCGTTGAACCAGCCAGCAACTGCGCCAAACCACCGCTCATGACGCGCGAACCCGCCTTGGCCCGAACAACCGCATGGTGCTCTACCAGCCGGATCTGCCCGGTTCCGGAAATATGCAGCCAGACAGCTTTACGATTTTGCAGCACCAGCCAAAACGCCATCAGTGCTGCCACAACACATACGGCAGCCAGCAACATTCTGACCAGGAAAGACAATTGCCCCACCAGAGCGAAAGCAAAGATAACGCCGATGAGAGCAACGACGATAGCTGCAGCAGCCATCATGAGCAATAGCATACGGGAAGGCTTGATATCCGCGGAAACTGCTATTGACATATAAATTGGAGTGGAGAAACGAACTCGGCTTTCAATTGAAAGCCGAGTTGGGATATTTACACCTTACCGAACACCAGAGTGCCGTTAGTGCCACCGAATCCAAATGAATTCTTGACGGCAATATCAATCTTCATATCGCGCGCCTGATTGGCACAGTAATCAAGGTCGCATTCCGGATCCTGATTAAAGATGTTCATCGTCGGAGGAGAGATCTGATTATGCAACGCCAACACGGTGAACACCGATTCCAGCCCGCCTGCACCGCCCAGCAAATGGCCGGTCATGGACTTGGTGGAATTGACGACCATCTTGTAAGCATGATCACCGAATGCCGCCTTGATCGCATCGGTTTCGTTCTTGTCACCAAGCGGAGTCGATGTGCCATGCGCATTCAGGTACTGAACCTCATCCGGATTGACTCCGGCATCGCGCAGGGCCGAAACCACACAACGACGCGGACCATCCAGATTCGGCGCGGTCATGTGATACGCGTCACCGCTCATCCCGAAACCGAGCACTTCAGCATAGATCTTGGCGCCACGCGCCTTGGCATGCTCATACTCTTCCAGCACCATCACGCCGGCACCTTCGCCGAGCACGAAGCCGTCACGATCCTTATCCCATGGACGGGATGCAGTCGCCGGATCGTCATTGCGCGTCGACAGTGCACGCGCAGAAGCGAAACCACCGATACCCAAGGGCGAAACGCTGGACTCCGCACCACCGGCAATCATCACGTCGGCATCGCCGTACTGAATCATGCGGCTGGCCGAGCCGATGCAATGCAGACCTGTTGTGCAAGCAGTCACGATGGCCAGATTAGGGCCCTTCAGACCGTACTTGATCGACAAGTTGCCGGAAATCATATTGATGATCGACGCTGGAATGAAGAACGGGCTGATGCGACGTGGGCCGCGATTGGTCAGCTCTTCATGCGTTTGCTCGATCAAAGGCAAACCACCAATGCCGGAACCGATAATGACGCCGATACGATCAGCGTTCTCATCGGTAACGACCAGGCCACTATCCTGCATGGCCTGCATCCCTGCCGCCATGCCGAAATGGATAAAAGTATCCATGTGGCGAGCTTCTTTGGCGGGGATGTAGTCTTCGATATTGAAGCCCTTCACTTCACCGGCAAAATGCGTGGTGAAAGGAGTGGCGTCAAACTTCGTGATGGTAGCAATGCCCGACTTACCTTCTTTGACTGCACCCCATGCGTCGGCAATATTATTGCCAACGGGTGAAATGCATCCCAGACCGGTAATGACTACGCGACGTTCACGTGAGCGGCTCAAGCAATTCTCCTGGAGTCGTTCAAAACCAACTTAGGCCTTGACGTGTGCCTTGGCGTAATCGATCGCCTGTTGCACGGTTGTAATTTTTTCAGCTTGTTCGTCTGGGATTTCCATTTCGAACTCATCTTCCAGTGCCATGACCAGCTCGACAGTGTCGAGGGAGTCAGCGCCCAGATCGTCCACGAACGACGATTCAGTCTTGATGTCTGCTTCAGCGACGCCCAGTTGCTCAGCGACGATCTTTTTAACGCGTTGTTCGATATCGGACATAAGTGCCTCCAGTGGATAGGTTACAAAAGTGCGCGCATTTTATCAGGTTTGCACGCCAAAAATTCACTTTTAAGTACTCCTGACAAGAATACTTAATTTGCTGCCAACTGCGTCCAAAGACGCTTAATTCATATACATGCCGCCATTGACGTGCAAGGTCGTTCCAGTGATATAGCCAGCCTGCGGTGAAGCAAGGAAGGAAACCGCTGCTGCGATGTCTTCCGGAGCACCAAGACGACCCAGTGGAATCTGCTGCAACAACGCCGCGGTTTGCTGCTCACCCAGCACTTTTGTCATATCGGTATCGATAAAACCCGGTGCAATGCAATTAACCGTAATGTTGCGGCTACCAATTTCGCGCGCCAGCGCACGGCTCATGCCGGCGACGCCGGCCTTGGCGGCCGCATAGTTCATCTGCCCGGAATTGCCGGCCGAACCGACCACGGAAGTGATATTGATGATACGGCCGTGCCTGGCTTTCATCATGCCGCGCAACACAGCGCGCGACAGACGCCCCACGGCGGTCAGATTCGTGGAGATGACATTATCCCACTCCTCTTCCTTCATGCGCATGGCAAGCTGATCTTGCGTGATGCCGGCGTTATTCACCAGAATCGAAAGGCCGCCGAATTCTTTTTGAATCGCATCAATGACAGCATTACAGGCCGCGACGTCCGTCACATTGAGAACGACACCCTTGCCGCAACCCGGCTGCAATTGCTCCAGATATTCACTGATGGCAGCAGCACCTGCCTCAGAGGTTGCGGTACCGATCACCTTGGCGCCCTGACGAACCAGCTCCTGAGCGATGGCGCGACCGATGCCGCGGGATGCGCCGGTGACTAGCGCAACTTGATTCTGCAGGTTTTGCGAATTTTGCGAATTTTGATCACTCACTTCAATAACTCCAATACTTTGTCCAAAGAAGCCTGATCGACAATTGCTTCGCCAATCAGATCGCCGTTGATGCGCTTGGTCAAACCAGCCAGCACTTTGCCTGGACCGCATTCAACGACATGAGTAATGCCTTCGGCCGACATCTTTTGCACGGTCTCAACCCAACGTACGGCGCTGGCAGCCTGACGCACCAACGCATCTTTAATTGCGGCCGGATCATTGACGATGGCGACATCGACGTTATTGATCAGCGGCAGTTGTGGCGCAGAGAACGGCACATTTGCCAGATACGCTTGCAAACGGTCCGACGCCGGCTTGAGCAACGAGGAATGGAATGGTGCAGAAACCGGCAACACCAGCGCGCGCTTGGCGCCCTTGGCTTTGGCGATTTCACAGGCACGCTCAACTGCCGCCTTGCCGCCGGCAATCACCACTTGGGCCGGAGAATTGTAATTGACAGCCTCAACCACCTCGCCTTGCGCAGCCTCAGCACAGGCAGCACGCACGTCATCGTCCGACAAACCGAGAATCGCCGCCATGCCGCCCTGACCAACAGGAACAGCTTCCTGCATGGCTTGCGCACGGAAACGCACCAGCGGCACCGCATCCTTGAATGCAATCACGCCGGCAGCTACCAGCGCAGAATATTCGCCCAGACTATGACCAGCGACCAGCGCCGGCGCCTTGCCACCCGCAGCCAGCCATGCGCGATAAAACGCGACGGCAGCTGTCAACATGACCGGCTGAGTATTCGTGGTCAGATCCAGATCTTCCTTCGGGCCTTCGGCAATCAGCTTGCCGAGATCGAATTGCAGTGCATCGGAAGCTTCCGCAACAGTCGCCTTGACGACTTCGTTATCGGCAAACCCGTTCAACATTCCGATGGCTTGCGAACCTTGGCCCGGAAAAACAAAAGCAAATTTTGTCATGCTCTATTTTGTCGTTAGTAAATCAATTCGTATCAGAACAAGATGCAGGATGCGCGAGACGCCATCCGCACTCAATGCAGCGGCGCCCTCGCCACCTCCACTCACATCCTGACCAGCACGGCACCCCAGGTGAATCCACCGCCAACACCTTCCATCATGACGTTGTGACCCGGCTTGACGCGACCGTCGCGCACTGCCTGATCCAAGGCCAGCGGAATCGATGCGGCCGACGTATTGCCGTGCTCATCGACCGTCACCACCATTTTTTCCAGCGGCAGGCCGAGTTTTTTGGCCGTGCCCTGCATGATGCGGATATTGGCCTGATGCGGAATCAGCCAGTCGATTTCTTTGGCATCAACCTGTGCAATCGTCAGCACTTCACGCGCGACCTTGTCCAATACGGAAACAGCCAGCTTGAATACCGCCGGGCCGTCCATGTACAGGTACGCATTACCAGCAACTGCACCGTCATTCACATTGCCGGGCACGCACAGAATGTGGCCATGGCTGCCGTCAGCATGCAATTTCGAGGCGAGAATGCCGGGCTCTTTTGACGCTGTCATGACAATAGCGCCGGCACCGTCGCCAAACAGCACGCAGGTGGTGCGATCTTCAAAATTCAAAATGCGCGAAAACACTTCCGCGCCAATCACCAGCACATTCTTGTGCGCGCCGGATTTGATGAAGCTGTCCGCCACCGACATCGCGTAGACGAAGCCGCTGCAGACCGCCTGCACGTCCATCGCAGCAGCGCCGTTGGTGATACCCAGCTTGCGCTGAACGACACAGGCCGTGCTCGGAAAACCGCCCAGATGATCCGGCGTCGATGTCGCCATGATGATGAGATCGATATCATTCGGCTGCAGCTTTGCCATCTCAAGTGCGCGCTGTGACGCCGCTACGGCGAGGTCGCTCGACAGCACGTCCGGCTCGGCATAGTGGCGCGCGGAAATCCCGCTGCGCGAGAAGATCCACTCGTCGGAAGTCTCGATGCCTTTTACTGCCAGTTGCTTTGCCAACTCATCATTGGTTACACGCTTGGGCGGCAGATAGCTGCCGGTGCCGACAATTTTGCTATAGAGAGTCATACCGTTTTCTGTTCTGTTAGTTCGGTTGATGTGGCGGCACGCTCAGCGACATGCAAGGCCTCCACCTGCGGAATCAATTCCGCCATCGTTGTCGTGATGCGCGACAACACGTCATATTTGGCCGCATCGTAAGCGCGACGGATCGCCCATTCGAACGCGTACACATCAGCGCCGCCGTGGCTTTTGAAGACCAGTCCGCGCAAGCCCAGCAAGCTGGCACCATTGTAGCGGGAAGGATTCAGCCGACGCGACAAGGCCTTGATGGCGCCGTAAGCAATCAGGGCGCCCAGCTTGTTGAAGAAGCCTTTTTTGAATTCCGTGGTGAGGACGATCTTGACGAAGCGCCCCAATCCCTCCGAAGCCTTCAGCGTCACATTGCCGACAAACCCGTCGCACACCACGATATCCGTAGTGCCCTCGAAAATATCGTTGCCTTCGACATTGCCGTAAAAATTAAGTATGCCCTTTTCATGGTCGGCATGCAGCAACTCGGCGGTCTGCTTGACCACTTCATTGCCTTTAATTTCTTCTTCGCCAACATTGAGCAGACCGATTGACGGTTTGGGCTTGCCCTCCATGGCGGAAACCAGGGCAGAACCCATCAATGCAAATTGATGTAAATGCTGCGGTTCGCAATCCACGTTGGCGCCCAGATCGAGCATGTAGGTCGGACCGTCTTTTTGATTCGGGAGAATAGTGCAGATAGCCGGGCGGTCAACGCCAGGTATCGTTTTGAGTACATAGCGGGAAACCGCCATGAGCGCGCCGGTATTGCCGGCGGAAACCGCCGCATTCGCCCGGCCGTCCTTGACCAGATTCACGGCAACGCGCATGGATGAGTCTTTTTTGCGCCGCAGAGCAACTTCAATCGGATCGTCCATAGTGACGACCTCAGATGCGTGCTGGATGTGAATCCGGGCAATATCTGCCTGCTTTTGCTTGCGCAAAACTGCGCGCAACAACTCTTCCTGACCGACCAAGATCAACTCGGCGTCAGGTTCGCGCTGCAGAAAAGAAATGGCGGCTGGGATAGTAACTGACGGGCCGTGATCGCCGCCCATACAGTCAATGGAAATTTTGATGGTCATTGTTTTGATTCAGAGCCTTGCCAACCCGCATTATGGGGCAGATTTGGCGCGATTCAAAATGACGCGCTACGCTGATTCAGCATAATAAAAAGCGGCGCCAATTAAAAAATCATTGCGCCGCGTTCCGCCTTAACAGCAATCCCGATTACTCGTCGTTCTTAGTCTTCAGAACTTTACGACCACGGTAGAAACCGTTCGGGCTGATATGGTGACGCAGGTGTGTTTCACCAGTTGTCGGCTCGACTGCCAGCGGTGGCGCTGTCAGGAAATCGTGTGCACGATGCATACCGCGCTTCGATGGGGTCTTTTTGTTTTGCTGAACAGCCATGATAACTCCTAAACCTTAAGTTCTAAAATTTTAACATATCCGGCTAGCAAATTGACTGACCAACCGAGAATCCGTACTTTGACAAGCCCAAAAGCTTGCCACCAACAATTACTGCTTTAAATTCTTCAATACCGAAAACGGAGAAACTTTCTCTGCCACAACCGCCTCAGCTGCAACATGACCGGGACACACATCGTGCTTGGGCGCCACCGGCAAAGCCAGCAAAGCCTCATCCTCGACCAGAACACTGACATCCAAGGCTGCGTCGCCGACAATGACATCAATCTCATCATCATCAAGCTGCTCTTCGATGGCGTCCGCAGCATCTTCATTCTTGGCCAGCACCAGCTTCGAATCAGACGTCATCTGAAATGGCATCGACGTCAAACAACGCTGACAGACCAGATTAACCTGACCAGAAATAGAGAGACTCAATTGCGGATGCCCGAGCTTGTCGACACCGCCGCTCAACGACCACTTAATTGCGCCGGAGCGATCAACCGTTTCACTGGCAAGACGCGCCAGATCGGCTACCGATAACTCGCCTTCGGCGTGCTCTTTGAGCCGACTAAATTCAAATGCGTCGATCACAAAAGTGCTCATGGCGAAAGCAGAATCCGGAAAACCTGCGATAATACCAGCGTTTTCCCTTATTCGTCAAAGTGTTAGCGCATTTTTAGCAAACACTTCCACCCTGTTGTCGCATAATGCACAATTCCTCGCCTCTCCCCCACCTGATTCTGGCCTCCAGCTCAACCTACCGGAAAGAGCTGCTATCCAGACTGCAACTGCCTTTCGAAGCGATTTCACCCGATATCGACGAGACGCCCGCAGCAGGAGAAAGTCCCGAAGCCACCGCCTTGCGCCTGGCCCGACAAAAAGGCGAAGCCATCGCAAAGACCAGCCCGAACTCGCTTATCATCGGCTCCGACCAGGTAGCCACGCTTGATGGTGAACAAATCGGCAAGCCGGGAAATCACGACAATGCCCTGAGGCAACTGATCCGCATGCGCGGCCGACGCGTGACATTCCATACAGCATTATGTCTGCTGGACAACCGCAATCCCGGTGAGCCAGTCATACAAATCGAGAATATCCAGACTTTCGTCACCTTCCGCGACCTTCCCGATGCCGAGCTCGATGCCTATTTGCGCATTGAGCAACCATACGACTGCGCCGGCAGCGCCAAAAACGAAGGTTTGGGGATCGCCATCCTCGAAAAAATCGAGAGCACCGACCCTACCGCCCTGACCGGCCTGCCCATGATTGCCCTGACCAGCATGCTGCGCAAGGCAGACATGCCGTTTTTCGGCATCTCCAATAGCACTCACGCCTGATCAGTAATAAAAACAAGTCGCGCAATGCAATAAGGGGCAAAAGCCCCTTATTGTCGACGCCGGCTCAGAGACAAAATCTCTGAAACCAATCAGTGCTTATTTGAACGTAATCAGATCGCCGCGGCTAAGGGTAACCTTCTTGTCCGCCAACGGCGTGTTGGTCGCATTGATAAAGCCAGGCTGGTTCAGCACCTGATAACGTGCCACCTGCGTACTGATGGGGGCCGGGCTGGAAATGCCATCCTCCGCCACCACGACGGT
This genomic interval carries:
- a CDS encoding DUF177 domain-containing protein — encoded protein: MSTFVIDAFEFSRLKEHAEGELSVADLARLASETVDRSGAIKWSLSGGVDKLGHPQLSLSISGQVNLVCQRCLTSMPFQMTSDSKLVLAKNEDAADAIEEQLDDDEIDVIVGDAALDVSVLVEDEALLALPVAPKHDVCPGHVAAEAVVAEKVSPFSVLKNLKQ
- the rpmF gene encoding 50S ribosomal protein L32, with translation MAVQQNKKTPSKRGMHRAHDFLTAPPLAVEPTTGETHLRHHISPNGFYRGRKVLKTKNDE
- a CDS encoding Maf-like protein, which encodes MHNSSPLPHLILASSSTYRKELLSRLQLPFEAISPDIDETPAAGESPEATALRLARQKGEAIAKTSPNSLIIGSDQVATLDGEQIGKPGNHDNALRQLIRMRGRRVTFHTALCLLDNRNPGEPVIQIENIQTFVTFRDLPDAELDAYLRIEQPYDCAGSAKNEGLGIAILEKIESTDPTALTGLPMIALTSMLRKADMPFFGISNSTHA
- the fabF gene encoding beta-ketoacyl-ACP synthase II, whose product is MSRSRERRVVITGLGCISPVGNNIADAWGAVKEGKSGIATITKFDATPFTTHFAGEVKGFNIEDYIPAKEARHMDTFIHFGMAAGMQAMQDSGLVVTDENADRIGVIIGSGIGGLPLIEQTHEELTNRGPRRISPFFIPASIINMISGNLSIKYGLKGPNLAIVTACTTGLHCIGSASRMIQYGDADVMIAGGAESSVSPLGIGGFASARALSTRNDDPATASRPWDKDRDGFVLGEGAGVMVLEEYEHAKARGAKIYAEVLGFGMSGDAYHMTAPNLDGPRRCVVSALRDAGVNPDEVQYLNAHGTSTPLGDKNETDAIKAAFGDHAYKMVVNSTKSMTGHLLGGAGGLESVFTVLALHNQISPPTMNIFNQDPECDLDYCANQARDMKIDIAVKNSFGFGGTNGTLVFGKV
- the plsX gene encoding phosphate acyltransferase PlsX — its product is MTIKISIDCMGGDHGPSVTIPAAISFLQREPDAELILVGQEELLRAVLRKQKQADIARIHIQHASEVVTMDDPIEVALRRKKDSSMRVAVNLVKDGRANAAVSAGNTGALMAVSRYVLKTIPGVDRPAICTILPNQKDGPTYMLDLGANVDCEPQHLHQFALMGSALVSAMEGKPKPSIGLLNVGEEEIKGNEVVKQTAELLHADHEKGILNFYGNVEGNDIFEGTTDIVVCDGFVGNVTLKASEGLGRFVKIVLTTEFKKGFFNKLGALIAYGAIKALSRRLNPSRYNGASLLGLRGLVFKSHGGADVYAFEWAIRRAYDAAKYDVLSRITTTMAELIPQVEALHVAERAATSTELTEQKTV
- a CDS encoding sigma-E factor negative regulatory protein, with product MDTKEISREQISALADGELVDAHVNVALAVLRQPEEQITWDLYHQIGDVLRSDEMAFSLSEGFTAKMHARLDAEPAIIAPHIAPQLNSVAAEQIIVPAAAANGGATRRRFVRRFAMPGAAVAAAVVAVVFVTSPQQPATMANNGAVAGTAASAIVAPSGITTVAATSVPQSATQVSSLAQQGEVARDPRIDDYLLAHQRFSPSMYSSVQYARSAAFAIDSDK
- the acpP gene encoding acyl carrier protein — protein: MSDIEQRVKKIVAEQLGVAEADIKTESSFVDDLGADSLDTVELVMALEDEFEMEIPDEQAEKITTVQQAIDYAKAHVKA
- the rpoE gene encoding RNA polymerase sigma factor RpoE, with the protein product MTTEREIDQLLVERVQRGDKKAFELLVAKYQRKLMRLVSRLVRDQAEAEDVVQEAFIKAYRALPQFRGDSAFYTWLYRIGINTAKNYLVTMGRRAPTSTEADAEEAETFDDGEHLRDINTPESMLATKQIAQTVNVAMEALPEELRTAITLREIEGLSYDEIADAMGCPIGTVRSRIFRAREAIAEKLRPLLGTAIDKRW
- the fabD gene encoding ACP S-malonyltransferase — translated: MTKFAFVFPGQGSQAIGMLNGFADNEVVKATVAEASDALQFDLGKLIAEGPKEDLDLTTNTQPVMLTAAVAFYRAWLAAGGKAPALVAGHSLGEYSALVAAGVIAFKDAVPLVRFRAQAMQEAVPVGQGGMAAILGLSDDDVRAACAEAAQGEVVEAVNYNSPAQVVIAGGKAAVERACEIAKAKGAKRALVLPVSAPFHSSLLKPASDRLQAYLANVPFSAPQLPLINNVDVAIVNDPAAIKDALVRQAASAVRWVETVQKMSAEGITHVVECGPGKVLAGLTKRINGDLIGEAIVDQASLDKVLELLK
- a CDS encoding protein YgfX produces the protein MSIAVSADIKPSRMLLLMMAAAAIVVALIGVIFAFALVGQLSFLVRMLLAAVCVVAALMAFWLVLQNRKAVWLHISGTGQIRLVEHHAVVRAKAGSRVMSGGLAQLLAGSTVWPNLLLLRLRLENGKVRTIPVLPDSVSKETFRALQVACRWVASHNNDAR
- the fabG gene encoding 3-oxoacyl-ACP reductase FabG produces the protein MSDQNSQNSQNLQNQVALVTGASRGIGRAIAQELVRQGAKVIGTATSEAGAAAISEYLEQLQPGCGKGVVLNVTDVAACNAVIDAIQKEFGGLSILVNNAGITQDQLAMRMKEEEWDNVISTNLTAVGRLSRAVLRGMMKARHGRIINITSVVGSAGNSGQMNYAAAKAGVAGMSRALAREIGSRNITVNCIAPGFIDTDMTKVLGEQQTAALLQQIPLGRLGAPEDIAAAVSFLASPQAGYITGTTLHVNGGMYMN
- a CDS encoding MucB/RseB C-terminal domain-containing protein, which encodes MRQTQGLLRVVLFLSAFMAFSARAENALPAKVSNNQDAQVLLKKIQSAAQRLNYSGTFVYQQSNQIRTSRITHILSGKNEIEKLEVLDGKPREYIRNNDDVACYVPEAKTVLIEKRITRDVFPAILAANPTDLVDYYSVKMGETGRVAGHDCQAVILEPKDKLRYGYKLWADKATGLLLRAQTFDGKNEVVEQISFTQIEIGNIDHNRVKPTFTNTSGWHIENSVMSQVNLSGWAVTPPPGFKKIQEVKRLISDTQNTGASAAQHGVTTQREVSQIVFSDGLAAISVFIEPGSQSRTEGSMQQGAMNIVGRRQGDYWLTVVGEVPGAAIRQVSNSIEFKSK
- a CDS encoding beta-ketoacyl-ACP synthase III, with translation MTLYSKIVGTGSYLPPKRVTNDELAKQLAVKGIETSDEWIFSRSGISARHYAEPDVLSSDLAVAASQRALEMAKLQPNDIDLIIMATSTPDHLGGFPSTACVVQRKLGITNGAAAMDVQAVCSGFVYAMSVADSFIKSGAHKNVLVIGAEVFSRILNFEDRTTCVLFGDGAGAIVMTASKEPGILASKLHADGSHGHILCVPGNVNDGAVAGNAYLYMDGPAVFKLAVSVLDKVAREVLTIAQVDAKEIDWLIPHQANIRIMQGTAKKLGLPLEKMVVTVDEHGNTSAASIPLALDQAVRDGRVKPGHNVMMEGVGGGFTWGAVLVRM